From one Mytilus edulis chromosome 1, xbMytEdul2.2, whole genome shotgun sequence genomic stretch:
- the LOC139517322 gene encoding uncharacterized protein — translation MNNSPDSGQDREESSHRTDASSIYIGNTERTSIADLEHLCAIANTFREEKYDLENKNDELQQQTLTLQRENNDARRKIRELEDVVETERERYEQDMRELQSQCDERTNDMYDTLHKQRLQIEQKDELVRSMTKEMTNMKTRLMTYENDQIRDIRPRQSKRFKRSMITECKHCHTAITDGNEECCFHPEKPVRAVNYSKTNPVMLWKCCYQVAKKEPFGCTSHANHEPVE, via the exons ATGAATAATTCCCCCGATTCCGGTCAGGATAGGGAGGAAAGTTCGCATAGAACGGATGCATCTAGTATCTATATTGGAAACACAGAGCGTACATCAATTGCAGATCTGGAACATCTGTGTGCCATAGCCAATACATTCCGGGAAGAAAAATATGATTTGGAAAATAAGAACGATGAACTGCAGCAACAAACATTGACGTTACAACGCGAAAATAACG ACGCAAGAAGAAAAATTAGAGAATTAGAGGATGTTGTTGAAACAGAG AGGGAGAGATACGAACAAGACATGAGAGAACTGCAGAGTCAATGTGACGAAAGAACCAACGATATGTACGATACTTTACATAAGCAAAGACTACAG ATAGAACAAAAAGATGAACTAGTACGATCTATGACAAAAGAAATGACCAATATGAAAACAAGACTCATGACTTACGAAAATGATCAGATAAGAGATATCCGACCAAGACAGTCAAAGCGATTCAAAAGAAGCATGATAACAGAATGTAAACACTGCCACACCGCAATTACAGATGGGAACGAGGAGTGCTGTTTTCACCCTGAAAAACCGGTCCGGGCGGTAAACTACAGCAAAACAAACCCGGTAATGCTTTGGAAGTGTTGTTACCAGGTAGCCAAAAAAGAACCTTTTGGGTGTACAAGTCATGCCAACCATGAACCAGTTGAATGA
- the LOC139517346 gene encoding uncharacterized protein translates to MKTMDNVWRITLISLILPCGIWTADYGESGPLSFMCPGMSGIVSLVHGTNIHDVCGPEFELMFNGSHTSLHNAHLTFHFSSFPNTMHAVPLHHNPYNMGAVHTEWSLSSSIDIDQAEIPCGAGYILAVIDDMTNGMTYEAAQRGVMVCNFSDIDVELEVEMLQLNHTFTLTAGAGTLMDQMQHQGAAVHRIMVRNNGFRKVNNVTMENPHVVSIYLRRHGSPETHTPMCSVPSYTLDDAMLGGMMFMDGIEPHHAHEVEEDKDMPISVNFDEGISICGDAELVMMLDPLGMMNDSNPCNNFARLSVYVDCSHLMAKDFCMVVSNAMKSGWEANMIFQDKHSHEIKMYHYQAMDSYWQGRDSHNHDNHIEQVGLAKYVLLKKKLSMLYMRHNDGNFPCKTVIPMMKRRMKMDRIMDFSDYTLDSTRMNTMQNLKTRLMNMNAMANNDDLRYEIEMFGNDTFGISNDIMRSQVQGMAMGMQIAMGLKYGIGLAQMYGQPIPHNMTRTILGPALEGMGKIIKETMGQKQMMKEYMMSTLVYHAASTLMMIHTGLFHLPMEVGENLENMLYNIMDFPETILNDTTEDCDHSHAERTAMHLRYLSLGHDWEEWSYVDQSICNDLMVPSYMAHGGAMVLAKDIYDAVAGDEAMPKMCRPHLYMPEDKPPVIWKVKDGRVMMGIYSPLGDVVTWKATAVCRCGGCPTDPNAMHTTSYYNGHEMTTNYGG, encoded by the exons ATGAAGACCATGGACAATGTATGGCGGATAACGTTAATCAGTTTGATACTGCCATGTGGGATTTGGACAG CCGATTATGGTGAATCCGGGCCGTTATCATTCATGTGCCCTGGAATGTCTGGAATTGTATCTCTAGTGCATGGCACCAATATACAT GATGTCTGTGGACCAGAATTTGAACTGATGTTTAATGGCAGCCATACCAGTCTACATAATGCACATCTTACGTTTCATTTCTCCAGTTTCCCTAATACCATGCATGCTGTGCCACTTCATCATAATCCATATa ATATGGGAGCTGTGCATACAGAATGGTCCTTATCATCAAGTATTGACATTGACCAAGCAGAAATACCATGTGGAGCAG GATACATACTTGCTGTTATTGATGATATGACAAATGGAATGACATATGAAGCAGCACAGAGAGGTGTTATGGTATGCAATTTTTCAG ACATCGACGTAGAACTTGAAGTTGAAATGCTACAACTTAATCACACTTTTACACTTACTGCTGGTGCTGGCACTCTTATGGACCAAATGCAACACCAGGGAGCCGCTGTTCATAgg ATAATGGTGAGAAATAACGGTTTCCGTAAGGTAAACAACGTCACAATGGAGAACCCTCATGTTGTGTCGATCTATCTCCGTCGACATGGTTCTCCAGAAACACACACACCCATGTGTTCTGTTCCATCTTACACACTAGATGACGCCATGCTCGGTGGCATGATGTTCATGGACG gAATAGAACCACATCATGCCCACGAGGTTGAAGAAGACAAAGACATGCCTATCTCTGTCAACTTTGATGAAGGCATATCTATCTGTG GTGATGCTGAATTAGTTATGATGTTGGATCCACTTGGTATGATGAATGACAGCAACCCATGTAATAACTTTGCACGACTGTCAGTTTATGTTGACTGTAGCCATTTGA TGGCCAAAGACTTCTGTATGGTAGTTTCAAATGCAATGAAATCTGGATGGGAGGCTAATATGATATTTCAAGATAAACACAGTCATGAAATCAAGATGTACCACTATCAG GCAATGGACAGCTATTGGCAAGGTAGAGATTCTCATAACCATGACAACCACATCGAGCAGGTAGGATTGGCAAAATATGTCTTATTGAAGAAGAAGTTGTCAATGTTGTATATGAGGCATAATGACGGAAACTTTCCATGTAAAACAGTTATTCCAATGATGAAAAGACGAATGAAGATGGACAGAATTATGGACTTTTCAGATTATACATTAGATTCCACAAGAATGAAtacaatgcaaaacttgaaaacgAGGCTTATGAACATGAATGCCATGGCAAATAATGACGACCTGCGATACGAAATTGAAATGTTTGGAAATGATACTTTTGGGATTTCTAATGATATAATGAGAAGTCAAGTCCAAGGAATGGCAATGGGAATGCAAATAGCAATGGGGCTTAAATATGGGATAGGATTAGCTCAAATGTATGGACAGCCAATACCTCATAACATGACTAGAACTATCTTGGGACCTGCCTTGGAAGGAATGGGGAAAATCATAAAAGAAACAATGGGACAAAAACAAATGATGAAAGAATATATGATGTCTACATTGGTTTATCATGCTGCTTCTACTTTAATGATGATTCACACAGGTTTATTCCATCTACCAATGGAAGTTGGAGAAAACTTGGAAAATATGCTCTATAACATTATGGATTTCCCAGAAACCATACTTAACGATACCACAGAAGATTGTGACCATTCGCATGCCGAACGGACTGCAATGCATCTGAGGTATCTCAGTTTAGGGCATGATTGGGAAGAGTGGTCATACGTGGACCAATCAATCTGTAACGACCTAATGGTTCCGTCCTATATGGCACATGGTGGAGCAATGGTCCTGGCAAAAGATATTTATGATGCAGTAGCAGGAGACGAAG CAATGCCAAAAATGTGTCGCCCACATCTTTACATGCCTGAGGATAAGCCTCCTGTAATATGGAAGG TTAAGGATGGAAGAGTAATGATGGGTATATACTCTCCCCTTGGCGACGTGGTTACCTGGAAAGCAACAGCAGTTTGTCGTTGTGGTGGTTGTCCAACAGACCCAAATGCAATGCATACTACGTCATACTACAACGGAcatgaaatgacaacgaattatGGTGGCTAG